From the Cryptomeria japonica chromosome 2, Sugi_1.0, whole genome shotgun sequence genome, one window contains:
- the LOC131035180 gene encoding beta-glucosidase 44, translating to MKMKRTIFLLLLFLFGVNQNPCFGEPWDWQTGIDVDTGGLSRDNFSKGFVFGTATSAYQVEGAAKTEGRGPSIWDVFVSKPGNIANNATADVADDQYHRYKEDVELMVKMNMDAYRFSISWSRIFPTGTGQINYKGVNYYNNLINYLLERGITPYVNLYHYDLPEGLDRAFGGWLNSQIVQEYGKYAEFCFKTFGDRVKNWMTFNEPRDIAALGYDNGIAAPGRCSVPFGNCSAGNSSTEPYIVAHNLLLSHGTAVKIYREKYQAQQKGKIGILLDFVWYEPLTDSSDDISAAQRSRDFSIGWFLHPIAYGKYPDSMEEIVGWRLPKFTEEQSIMVKGSMDYLGLNQYTAYYMYDTHQPKPNITDYQMDWNAGFAFERNGVQIGPRANSEWLYIVPWGLYKAVMYIKDNYENPTLIITENGMDDPGNLTLEVGVHDTTRINYYKDYINNLIKAMKEGANVVGYFAWSLLDNFEWTKGYTSRFGLVYVDFQNLKRYPKMSAYWFSKLLQHPTN from the exons atgaagatgaaaaggactATCttcttgttgttattgtttttgttCGGTGTGAATCAGAATCCATGCTTTGGAGAACCTTGGGATTGGCAGACAGGAATAGATGTCGATACAGGTGGTCTAAGCAGAGATAATTTCTCAAAGGGTTTTGTGTTTGGAACTGCAACCTCTGCATACCAGGTGGAAGGAGCTGCCAAAACGGAAGGTCGAGGCCCCAGCATTTGGGATGTGTTTGTGAGTAAACCGG GAAACATAGCCAACAATGCCACTGCAGATGTTGCAGATGACCAGTACCATCGGTATAAG GAGGATGTGGAGCTGATGGTAAAAATGAACATGGATGCATATCGGTTTTCCATATCATGGTCAAGAATATTTCCAA CTGGAACGGGGCAGATAAACTACAAAGGAGTCAACTATTATAATAATCTTATAAACTACTTACTGGAAAGAG GTATTACACCATATGTAAATCTTTACCATTATGATTTACCCGAGGGACTGGACAGAGCATTTGGAGGATGGTTAAATTCCCAAATTGT ACAGGAGTATGGGAAATATGCAGAATTCTGCTTCAAGACTTTTGGCGACAGAGTGAAAAACTGGATGACTTTCAATGAACCACGTGATATTGCTGCTCTTGGTTATGACAATGGTATAGCAGCCCCTGGAAGATGCTCTGTCCCATTTGGAAATTGCAGTGCAGGAAATTCTTCTACAGAACCCTACATTGTTGCTCACAATCTTTTGCTGTCACATGGTACTGCTGTGAAAATATACAGGGAAAAATACCAG GCTCAACAGAAAGGAAAAATTGGAATTCTTTTAGACTTTGTGTGGTATGAACCTCTCACAGATTCGAGTGATGACATTTCTGCAGCACAGAGATCAAGAGATTTCAGCATTGGATG GTTCCTTCATCCCATTGCCTATGGAAAGTATCCAGACTCCATGGAAGAAATTGTTGGGTGGAGACTTCCTAAGTTTACGGAAGAACAATCCATAATGGTAAAAGGCTCGATGGACTATTTAGGGCTTAAtcagtatactgcatactacatgtatGATACTCACCAACCAAAACCAAATATAACAGACTACCAGATGGACTGGAATGCAGGTTTTGCAT TTGAGCGCAATGGTGTTCAAATTGGACCAAGA GCTAATTCGGAGTGGCTTTACATTGTGCCTTGGGGTTTATACAAAGCTGTCATGTATATAAAAGACAACTATGAAAATCCAACACTGATTATTACTGAAAATG GGATGGATGACCCTGGCAATTTAACACTGGAAGTTGGGGTTCATGATACAACGCGGATAAACTATTATAAAGACTACATTAATAATTTGATAAAGGCAATGAAAGAAGGAGCAAATGTGGTGGGATACTTTGCCTGGTCACTGTTGGATAATTTTGAGTGGACAAAGGGCTATACATCAAGGTTTGGATTGGTTTATGTTGATTTTCAAAACCTAAAAAGATATCCGAAAATGTCTGCTTACTGGTTTTCCAAACTCCTCCAACACCCCACAAATTGA